TATGAAATCACTTATCGTTACGATGGAGTGACAAGTGTGTCTCATGTAACAGTCCTACAAAACCAAGCAAAAATTATCGTTGCGGATAGTAAACTAAAAGCAAATGCGAAGTGGGATCCAAAAGATAATTTCGTACGTGCAATGTCCAGAGATGGTAGTGATATCCCGCTTTCTAACGTGAAAGTGGAAGGTAAAGTCAATACGAAAAAACCTGGCACATACAAAATCACTTATACAATTGATCCAAACGAAGGAACCGCCGATGCTGGTAAAGAAGAGCTTTCTGTCGTAGCTATGATTCAAGTAGAAGGAGAAAAAGTAACAGTAAAACCTTCTGATGATGACAGCAAGATAGACGTGAAAGCTGGTCAGCAACGAACTGCAACATACAAACAAGCAATACCAAAAACAGGAGACCAAATGAACTTATGGGTTATCCTAGCGGGTGCTTGTCTAGTAGGATTTGCATTATTCTTATGGCTATTTAGACTAAGAAGACGCCACGGATAATTAATAGAAATAATAGGGGAAGGTAGGGTAGCAAGACTAGCCTACCTTTTCCCGACATTTCAAACACACTTTTTCTGAGTAAAGTTAGTTAAACAGATATAATGGTTCAACCGAAAACCAAGGTTTCACATACCTGGGAGGAAAGGAAGTAGAAAAATGACTTTTTTAGAATTTCATCAACTAGTCAGCCAAGATTCACTGATTTATTCATGGATTAGAACGAATTTTTCTCTTACTCACCAAGAATTGGAGGTAGGTAAGGAACTAAAATTGCAACATGGACAGCTAATTGTTATGGAAAAAGGACTAATGGTACAAGAAAGCTTCGAAAAAAAGCCAACAATTCAACGCGTTTTTGCAGATCAACGGATTATTTTTACAACAGACGGAGGTCTTTCGCTAGCTGCTCTTGAACATACCACGTATATCGTTATTTCTACAGACGAGATACTTGAAAGGCTAGACGAAGATAAGTTGTTGCCAAATTTCTTTCTGCAAATAGCGGAAGATTTTGAGCGGAGCATAGAATGGCAAAGACAACTAATGTCAGCTTATCCGGAAGAACGTGTTGAAATGGTTTTACAGAAAGTAATTGAAAGGTATAAGCTAGACCCTGAACAAAATCCTGTATTTCCAAGGTGGCTTAAAATCTATGTGCTGGCTAAATTAGCAAAGTGCTCTGTATCAACAACTTCTGTGATAATAAATAATTTAGCAGAACAGGGTAAAATTAATGTTAAAATGACCCCATGGGAACTGGCACAGCCATCAAAAGCATCATGCGCCTCATAAAAAAATACTATGAAAAAAACTACTCAAAATTTATTTTTGAGTAGTTTTTTTGCTTTTTCTGCAGATTAGTATAACTTTATTATGTTTTTTTAATATACAATGTGTGTTTCTTGGATACACTAAATTATTAAGCTGCATTTTCTGTATTGGCTAACGATACACTAATTAATACCATAATAATATAGATTGATAAAACATTGATACGTCAGTGTTTCGAGAGTGATACTGAAAAGTTGGCACAGAACTTGCAATTAATAGAGCGGGTAGCAAAATAAATGAATTATATTAGGAGGGAAAAAGATGGTAGGAATTATCCTCGCAACTCACGGTGAATTTGCTGAAGGTATTTTGCAGTCCGGAACAATGATTTTCGGCGAGCAAGAAAACGTTAAAGCAATCACTTTGATGCCAAGCGAAGGTCCAGAAGACATCAAAGCTAAAATGGAAGCTGCAATTGCATCCTTTGATAGCCAAGATGAAGTTTTATTCTTAGTGGATCTTTGGGGAGGCACACCATTCAATCAAGCAAACGGTCTTTATGAACTACATAAAGATAAGTGGGCAATCGTAGCAGGACTTAATTTGCCAATGCTGATTGAAGCTTTCTCATCACGTTTTACAATGGAAAGCGCACACGAAATCGCAGCAAATATCCTTGCGCCAGCTCAAGAAGGTATCCGTGTGAAACCAGAAGAACTTCAGCCGCAAGTAACAGCTACTGAACAGCCACAAGCAGAAATCGCTGCAGTTGGTGATGGCAAAATCGAATTCGTTTTAACTCGTGTTGATTCACGTCTATTACATGGTCAAGTAGCCACTGCATGGACAAAAGCAACACACCCAACAAGAATTATCGTCGTTTCAGATGCAGTTGCAAAAGACGATCTTCGTAAAAAATTAATCGAACAAGCAGCACCACCAGGAGTAAAAGCTAACGTTATCCCAGTCCAAAAAATGATTGAGATTTCAAAAGATCCACGTTTCGGCAATACAAAAGCACTTTTATTATTCGAAAATCCTCAAGATGTTTTACGCGCAATTGAAGGTGGCGTAGAAATCGAACAAGTAAACGTTGGTTCCATGGCTCACTCTGTAGGTAAAGTTGTTGTTAGCAAAGTACTTTCCATGGGGAAAGATGATGTTGCCACTTTTGAGAAATTAAAAGAAAAAGGCGTTAAATTCGATGTGCGTAAAGTCCCTAATGACTCAAGCGCAAACATGGATGAAATCATCAAAAAAGCAAAAAATGAATTAAAGACACAATAAAAAATTAAAATAGGAGGTTTATTATGTCTGTCATATCAATAATTTTAGTAGTACTTATTGCATTTTTAGCAGGTATTGAAGGAATTCTAGATGAATTTCAGTTCCATCAGCCATTAATCGCATGTACATTAATTGGTCTCGTAACAGGTAACTTAACAGCATGTATCATCCTTGGCGGAACTCTACAAATGATCGCACTTGGATGGGCAAACATCGGAGCAGCCGTAGCACCAGATGCCGCGCTTGCCTCAGTAGCTTCAGCAATTATATTAGTATTAGGTGGACAAGGAGTAGCAGGTATTCCGTCCGCAATCGCAATTGCAATTCCACTTGCAGTAGCAGGTCTTTTCTTAACAATGATCGTTCGTACATTGGCAGTTCCAATTGTTCACTTGATGGACAGAGCCGCTGAAAAAGGGAATATACGCAGCGTAGAGTGGTTACATATTTCAGCAATTTGTATGCAAGGTATTCGTATCGCGATTCCTGCAGCAGCACTTTTATTCATTCCAGCAGACAGCGTTCAATCTTTCTTAGAAGCAATGCCAGCTTGGTTAACAGATGGTATGGCTATCGGTGGAGGAATGGTAGTTGCCGTTGGTTATGCACTAGTTATCAACATGATGGCTACTAAAGAAGTATGGCCGTTCTTCGTAATCGGTTTCGTAGTAGCTGCAATTTCTCAACTTACACTTATCGCAATTGGTGCTCTAGGTGTTGCACTTGCTCTTATTTACCTTAACCTATCTAAAATGGGTGGCGGTAACTCAAACGGCGGTGGAGGCGGAAACTCTCGCGATCCACTGGGCGATATATTAAACGACTATTAATAAAAAAAGGAGGAGAATAGAATGGCAGAAAAAATCGAATTATCAAAGAGAGACCGTCTACGCGTAGCATGGCGCTCTACGTTCATTCAAGGTTCATGGAACTACGAACGTATGCAAAATGGTGGCTGGGCATTCTCTATGATTCCCGCTATTAAAAAATTATATAAAACAAAAGAAGATCGTTCATCTGCATTAAAACGTCACTTAGAATTCTTTAATACACATCCATATATTGCATCTCCAATTCTTGGGGTAACACTTGCACTGGAAGAAGAACGTGCAAATGGAGCAGAAGTTGATGATGTAGCAATTCAAGGGGTTAAAGTTGGTATGATGGGACCTCTAGCTGGTGTTGGTGATCCAGTATTCTGGTTTACAATTCGTCCAATGTTAGGTGCATTAGGTGCTTCTCTTGCCTTGAGTGGAAACATTCTTGGACCTATCTTATTCTTCGTTGCTTGGAACGTAATCCGTTGGGGCTTCATGTGGTATACACAAGAATTCGGCTACAAAGCTGGTTCTAAAATCACTGATGACCTTTCTGGTGGATTACTACAAGACATTACAAAAGGTGCTTCGATACTCGGGATGTTCGTCCTCGCCGCCTTGGTGCAGAGATGGGTAAATATCCAGTTTGCGCCAATTATCTCGAAAGTTAAACTTGATGAAGGTGCGTATATTGATTGGAGTCATCTTCCACAAGGTGCACAAGGTATTAAAACTGCTTTAGAACAACAACAAGCAGGTTTAGCTCTTTCTGAAATTAAAGTAACAACCTTGCAAAATAACTTGGATAACTTAATCCCAGGACTTGCAGCAGTTGCTCTTACATTCCTATGTATGTGGTTACTTAAGAAAAAAATCAGCCCAATTATCATCATTCTAGGTCTATTCGTAGTTGGTATAGTTGGTCACTTAATCGGGCTTCTGTAAAAATAAGCTGATCGAAAAGAGGCTGGTGCAATATTCACCGAGCCTCTTTTCGTTTAGATATATGACACAGATAAACGAATACGGTATAATAAACAAAACAAGCGAAAAGAAATGGAGCGAATACAGTTGGTTCAATCGATTAATACAAAGGTAGACTTAACAATAGATGCCACCGCGTATACTGGACTTACAGATTACGGGAAAATTATGATTGGCGACAAAGGTTTTGAATTTTTTAACTCACGTGATGTGCGTAAATTCGTCCAAATCCCTTGGGAAGAAGTAGACCAAGTTATCGTATCCGTTATGCTAAAAGGTAAGTGGATCCCTCGCTACGCCATTAAAACAAAGCGCAACGGCACATACACATTTGCTTCTAAAAAGCCTAAAGAAGTTTTACGTAAAATAAGAGTTTATGTCGACCCAGCCAATATGGTGAGCTCGCTAAGTTTCTTTGATGTTATGAAGCGCTCGTTTCGGTCGATATTTAGCAAGAAGAAAAACAAAAATAAATAAGCCGATTTATACCGAAAAGCTTCAATGGACTTATGTCTGTTGATGCTTTTTTTCGTACATAATAATTGAACAAACAGCACATTTTGGTACAATAGAAAGTGAAATCAAAAGTAAACGAAGGAGGAACACCAACATGAAAAAACCAAGAATCTACACGATGTCATTCGCTAGTGTATACCCTCTTTACATACAAAAAGCGGAGAAAAAAGACCGCACAAAAGAAGAAGTAGATGAAATTATTTTTTGGCTAACCGGTTATGATCAAGATTCTTTGCAACAAGCAATCGACCAAGCAATTGATTTCGAGACCTTCTTTGCTGAAGCGCCGAAAATGAATCCCAATGCATCTTTAATCACCGGAGTTATTTGTGGCTACCGAGTGGAAGAAATTGAAGATAAACTAATGCAGCAAATTCGTTATTTGGATAAATTGGTGGATGAACTTGCAAAAGGAAAGAAAATGGAGAAGATTTTAAGGAAATAAGTAAAAAGCAGCCAGATTTGGATGGCTGCTTTTTTATTGCTTAGCTTCTGGAGACTTTCTTTTTTAAATTTGCTAGAGAGTTCGCTACTTTTAAAGTAGTTTTTACAGATTTTCGGTTTAATGTTCCTTGATAATGTCTGATTTTATTAGTTAGTTCGTGATTTTTATTAATCGTCAACTGTAATTTTTGTTTAGTATCTGTCAGTTGTTTTTCTAATTGCTGATTTTTTTCTTGTGTTTCAGTAATTTTTTGTTGGTATTTTTTGTTTTGTTCAGAAGTTGTTTTTTTCAGTTGGGTAAGTTGGTTATTTACGAGATTGACGCGGTATCTTGTGCTAAAATCATGTCTTTCTTTTAATAAATTGGTGGAGATTTTTACTCGGTTTAGCATTTCTTGAGGGTTTAATATGGAAATGGGGTCTGGACTTGTTGGGAAAGTAATGGAGTTTATAAGTTCATCCATGGGAGCTGATTTTCTGTTTTTATCGTGTTTATAGATATGATTGAGACCATTAGTATCTAAGAAATCAATATAATTATCAAAATTTCTTGCTTGGACTTTTTCGGCTGATTTCAGGTCCACTTTAGTTAGTAATTCTTGGAGGTTGTTGGTTTTTTCTAATTCATCGATGGTTACGTGAGGAAGCGCATGGTAGGAGGCTAGTTCACGCATTCTGGCATCTTGTACGAAAGAAATATTAGGTGTTCCGACTATTGTTGGAATGACGTTTCCATGTAGGCGAGAGCCAATGCTAAAATCAACTTTCTTCACAAAATCGAACCAACTAGGCATGCTAGTGAAATATTTTACTCGACCTTCTTGATAATACTTATGTTGGATATTTGTTGGGTAGCCATTGATATCACTAGAGATATCTGGACCGCCGGCATACATTAAATGGAATTCGTCTAGGTGTTGAGGGATAAAGTGATAGTCTTTATATGTAGTAATCATGTTGTTAAGGAAATTGATAGCTATTTCTGAAGATGTTGGGGATGCATTAATAGCGATGGTGGATTGATCTGTTAAGTGAAAATCTCTTATTTTTATTTCTCGTCCGAATGTATAAAGGGACGGACAACCAATTACTCGGAAGTCAAGTTCTGCGTTAAATCCTAGTTTTTTTAAATAATCTGCAGTAATTTGTCCTCGAACCCCAATTTGAGCTGATTTTTCTAGGACTGCTTTAACAAAGTTAGTAACATCTTCATCAAAAGAAAAACCTTCGTCTAGTTGTGGTTCGTAATTCGCTCTTAACCCGACGCCTGTTACGATGACTGGGATTTTTAATTTGCGAATGAGTTGGGTGTAATTGCGGAGTACTGGCCTAAAGTCGTCTCGAAATGCGTCAGCTAAAGGCATAACATAGAGGTCGTAATTTTCATTGATTTTTTCTGCGAGATTGGGGTTAGATGAAAGACCGTCAGCATGTATTTCTACATCATCATTCCACAAAGCTCGATAAATGCTATATTGATACGCAAGATTACCATTGTTAAACCCGGTTCGATCCTTTAAATAGATGTCTTCCGGCGTGTAGACATTGGTCGGTCGCATACCCGATCTAATGAGTATTCGCTTCACTAAAAAACCACATCCTTAAGTAAGTTAATATTTAAAGTATATCAAAATATTAACCTGGTTAACAATTTTAAAGATGAAATTCATGGTTTATTTGTGATTATGTTTACATGCATCAAAGAAGTAGCCGATTTCTTCCACTAATGCTTCATTCACCGAATAAATATGCGTTGTTCCTTCCTTTCTTAAATTAATCAGTTTGGCTTCTTTAAGCAGTTTAATGTGGTGTGACATGGTAGATTTGGAGATATTGTAAGTTGTGCCAGAGAAGCGTTTTTCTTTGCTTTTCAGTAAACATAGGAAAATATCAAGACGAATTGGATCGCTTAGGGCTTGGAAAATTAATAATAAATCTGATTTTGAGAGCTCTTTTAATTTTTTCATACAAATATCATATCATAACTTACATTTTAATTGCGCGGAACTTGCTGCTATGTTATATTATGATAGTTCGAAAATAATCGAACTATTAAATCTGAAAGAAGTTGTTGGGAAATGTTGCATATTGAAGCGCAAATTACGGTCAAAAAAGAACAAACCGAAGCTTTTTTGCAGGCGGCTAAGGAAGTTATTGCTGCATCAAGAGCAGAAGCTGGGAATCATGGTTATGAATTAGTGCAATCAACGGAAAACGAAACAGTTTTTTATATGTTAGAAAAATGGGCGGATATGGCTGCCATTCAACAACACAACGACAGCGAGCATTTCAAAAAATTCCAGAAATTGGCTGCTGATTTTGTTGCTAACGAACTTGAAATTTCAGTATTAACGCCACTTGCGCGATAAGGAGGATCATAATATGACTTATGTAAATAATGATTTTGAAGACTTAATGAAAAACCGCCGCTCAATTCGAGAATACGATGAAACGGTGAAAATTAGCCAAGAAGAAATGAAAGCTATTCTAGAGGACGCGGTAACGGCTCCTTCTTCTGTAAACATGCAACCATGGCGTTTTGTGGTCGTGGAAAGTGATGCGGGTAAAGAAAAATTAAGCTCGTTAGTTCGCTTTAATACACGTCAAAATGAATCTTCTTCCGCGATGATTTTAGTTTTTGGTGACTTAGAGAATTTTGAAAACGGTGAAAAAATTTACGGAGAATCAGTTGAACGGGGCTTGATGCCGGCAGAAGTGAAAGAACAACAAATGGCTAAATTAAGCCAGTACTTTGCTTCCATTCCGCGCTCAGAAGCTGAACGTGTCGTCCTTATTGATGGTGGGATTGTGGCAATGCAATTAATGTTAGTTGCTCGGGCGCATGGTTATGATACAAATCCAATTGGTGGTTTTGAACGTACGGAAGTTGCTGAGGCCTTCAATATGGATCCAGAGCGTTATGTACCGGTTATGATTGTTTCTATCGGTAAAGCTAAAAATTCTGGCTACCAGTCTTATCGATTACCGATTACGGATGTTACGACTTTTGCTTAAAAGAGGGCAAGGAAATAGCTGCTATTTCCTTGTTCTTTTTTTGTTCCTTTCTTGGTATAATTAAAATAACATACAGCCAAGGAGGAGAAGCAACTGTGACTATCAAAATAACTCGTAAAACTGGAATTGGCAGCGGTATTACTCCGGTGAAAATTAGAATCGAAAATGAAGAAATTGTAAAACTCGACAATCATCAGTCTCATTTTTTTATGCCTAAGATGGAGAAAACAAAGGTTTGCGTGACTGATTGGTTTTATGGGAGTCAGGAAGCGGTTTTGGAAAATAGTAATGATGTTATTGTGCGGATTAACCGTAAAGCACTAATATTAAATTATTCAATGTTTCCATTTCTTTTTTTCGGGCTTTTGGCCACTAGTTGGGTGTCTACAGTCATTGCTTTAATCCTTTGTTTGGCATCCTTTTTTTATTCGCGAAAGGATTGGTTTGAATTTGTGAAAATTAAATAATATTTAATCGATAGTATGAGCGAAGTGCTTGTGCTATTTTTTTATCTGTGTAAGTTTTTATTCCATCTGTGTATCTTAGGAAGGGGTCTTAAACCGCATAATGACAGCGCTTTCTTTTGGCATGATAATTGCATGATATACAGATGCTCGGAATGAATCTTTAATCGGGGGGAGGAAATTAGAGAGAAGAACATTCGGGCAACCACACAAAAAGGGGTACAGAGAGACAAACTTAGAACTGCCGAAATGAGGTTTATAAATCAAAAATCGGGGTGAAGAGATGAATAAGAAGATGAAAAAGCTTTTTAGTATTACTTCTGTTGTGTTGTTAGTTTTATCATTAGTGGTTGTATCAATTGGTGCACAGCCAAAACGGGCGAAAGCGGCTGAAAATGTACCACAGTATCGAAATGTTATGTATTACGGTGATTGGTCGATTTGGGGAGGAGAAGGGAACTTTTATCCGAAAGATATTCCAGCTGATCAATTAACACATTTGAATTTTGCTTTTCTGGATTTTAATAGTAATGGGGATTTAGTTTTTACTGATAAAGATGCTGCTGTTGGGGCGCCTGTTGGACAAGAGGGAGTTCAATGGGGCGGAGCAAATGCGGGCGTTTTGAATGCGATTCAAGATTTGCGCGCTCAAAATCCGAATTTGAAAATAGGGGTTTCGGTTGGTGGCTGGTCTAAGTCGGGAGATTTCTCGACAGTTGCAGCAGATCCAACAAAACGGGCTAACTTTGTGAAAAATGTGATGAAGTTTGTGAAATATACTAATATGGATTTTGTTGATTTGGACTGGGAATATCCTGCTTCGGTACGGGACGCTGACCTTGTTGATAATAAAAACGATGAAGGCACACCAAATGCAAAACCTGCGGATAAGCAAAACTTTATTACACTTTTACAAGATTTAAGAACTGCTTTGGATAAACAAGGCGTGGATATTAACAAGAAATACGAATTATCGGTTGCTTTACCAGCTGCAAAATCTACTTTAGAAAATGGGATTGATGTAGCGAATTTATTTAAAGTAGTCGATTTTGCGAATGTGATGACGTATGACTTAAATGGTGCTTGGACACCGAATAGTGCGCATCATACAGCGCTTTACGGCAATCCGAAAGATCCGAATTATGATAGTGGTTTTTCTGTCGACCAAACCGTTAAATACTTAAAAGAAAAGGGAGCAGTTTCGAATAAAATTGTTGTTGGGGCAGCATTTTATACTCGGGGCTGGAATAAAGTAGCTGCTGGAACGGATACGGCATTGCCAGGGCTTTTCCAAGCTGCTGAAAAAACGAATAAAGATGCGGATGGCTCGCTTACTTATGGGGCAAACAACGAAAACCCAATTAAAACTGGCGATGGGGGCCGTGCTGGCGGAGTTTGGGCGTATAGAAGTATTGATGCGCTAAAAGCTAAAACGCCAACATTGAAAGAATACTGGGATGATACTGCCAAGGCGCCGTATCTTTATAGTAAGGAAACTGGGGAGTTTTACACATATGACAATACGCGTTCAATTGGCTATAAGGCACAGTATGTAAAAGATAATAATCTTGGTGGGATGATTTCTTGGATGCAGTCGCAGGATAAAACAACGACTTCAACTAAGCGCGATGAACTTACGAAGGCTATTAAAACCGGATTGTTCGGTACAAGCGCAATCCCGCAAAACGCAATCACATATGCGAATTTAAATGTGGTAGCAACTGTCAAACCTTATAGTGAAAATGGCGTCGGATACGAAATTACAATTACAAACAATGAAAAAGCGGATGAAACCAATGAAGTCTTGAAATCAACGGAGCTCTCTTTTGAAACAGTGAAATTACCTAAG
The sequence above is drawn from the Listeria monocytogenes genome and encodes:
- a CDS encoding Crp/Fnr family transcriptional regulator codes for the protein MTFLEFHQLVSQDSLIYSWIRTNFSLTHQELEVGKELKLQHGQLIVMEKGLMVQESFEKKPTIQRVFADQRIIFTTDGGLSLAALEHTTYIVISTDEILERLDEDKLLPNFFLQIAEDFERSIEWQRQLMSAYPEERVEMVLQKVIERYKLDPEQNPVFPRWLKIYVLAKLAKCSVSTTSVIINNLAEQGKINVKMTPWELAQPSKASCAS
- a CDS encoding mannose/fructose/sorbose PTS transporter subunit IIA gives rise to the protein MVGIILATHGEFAEGILQSGTMIFGEQENVKAITLMPSEGPEDIKAKMEAAIASFDSQDEVLFLVDLWGGTPFNQANGLYELHKDKWAIVAGLNLPMLIEAFSSRFTMESAHEIAANILAPAQEGIRVKPEELQPQVTATEQPQAEIAAVGDGKIEFVLTRVDSRLLHGQVATAWTKATHPTRIIVVSDAVAKDDLRKKLIEQAAPPGVKANVIPVQKMIEISKDPRFGNTKALLLFENPQDVLRAIEGGVEIEQVNVGSMAHSVGKVVVSKVLSMGKDDVATFEKLKEKGVKFDVRKVPNDSSANMDEIIKKAKNELKTQ
- a CDS encoding PTS mannose/fructose/sorbose transporter subunit IIC, giving the protein MSVISIILVVLIAFLAGIEGILDEFQFHQPLIACTLIGLVTGNLTACIILGGTLQMIALGWANIGAAVAPDAALASVASAIILVLGGQGVAGIPSAIAIAIPLAVAGLFLTMIVRTLAVPIVHLMDRAAEKGNIRSVEWLHISAICMQGIRIAIPAAALLFIPADSVQSFLEAMPAWLTDGMAIGGGMVVAVGYALVINMMATKEVWPFFVIGFVVAAISQLTLIAIGALGVALALIYLNLSKMGGGNSNGGGGGNSRDPLGDILNDY
- a CDS encoding PTS system mannose/fructose/sorbose family transporter subunit IID; the encoded protein is MAEKIELSKRDRLRVAWRSTFIQGSWNYERMQNGGWAFSMIPAIKKLYKTKEDRSSALKRHLEFFNTHPYIASPILGVTLALEEERANGAEVDDVAIQGVKVGMMGPLAGVGDPVFWFTIRPMLGALGASLALSGNILGPILFFVAWNVIRWGFMWYTQEFGYKAGSKITDDLSGGLLQDITKGASILGMFVLAALVQRWVNIQFAPIISKVKLDEGAYIDWSHLPQGAQGIKTALEQQQAGLALSEIKVTTLQNNLDNLIPGLAAVALTFLCMWLLKKKISPIIIILGLFVVGIVGHLIGLL
- a CDS encoding DUF956 family protein gives rise to the protein MVQSINTKVDLTIDATAYTGLTDYGKIMIGDKGFEFFNSRDVRKFVQIPWEEVDQVIVSVMLKGKWIPRYAIKTKRNGTYTFASKKPKEVLRKIRVYVDPANMVSSLSFFDVMKRSFRSIFSKKKNKNK
- a CDS encoding DUF2200 domain-containing protein encodes the protein MKKPRIYTMSFASVYPLYIQKAEKKDRTKEEVDEIIFWLTGYDQDSLQQAIDQAIDFETFFAEAPKMNPNASLITGVICGYRVEEIEDKLMQQIRYLDKLVDELAKGKKMEKILRK
- a CDS encoding polysaccharide pyruvyl transferase family protein — protein: MRPTNVYTPEDIYLKDRTGFNNGNLAYQYSIYRALWNDDVEIHADGLSSNPNLAEKINENYDLYVMPLADAFRDDFRPVLRNYTQLIRKLKIPVIVTGVGLRANYEPQLDEGFSFDEDVTNFVKAVLEKSAQIGVRGQITADYLKKLGFNAELDFRVIGCPSLYTFGREIKIRDFHLTDQSTIAINASPTSSEIAINFLNNMITTYKDYHFIPQHLDEFHLMYAGGPDISSDINGYPTNIQHKYYQEGRVKYFTSMPSWFDFVKKVDFSIGSRLHGNVIPTIVGTPNISFVQDARMRELASYHALPHVTIDELEKTNNLQELLTKVDLKSAEKVQARNFDNYIDFLDTNGLNHIYKHDKNRKSAPMDELINSITFPTSPDPISILNPQEMLNRVKISTNLLKERHDFSTRYRVNLVNNQLTQLKKTTSEQNKKYQQKITETQEKNQQLEKQLTDTKQKLQLTINKNHELTNKIRHYQGTLNRKSVKTTLKVANSLANLKKKVSRS
- a CDS encoding helix-turn-helix transcriptional regulator; translation: MKKLKELSKSDLLLIFQALSDPIRLDIFLCLLKSKEKRFSGTTYNISKSTMSHHIKLLKEAKLINLRKEGTTHIYSVNEALVEEIGYFFDACKHNHK
- a CDS encoding putative quinol monooxygenase, whose product is MLHIEAQITVKKEQTEAFLQAAKEVIAASRAEAGNHGYELVQSTENETVFYMLEKWADMAAIQQHNDSEHFKKFQKLAADFVANELEISVLTPLAR
- a CDS encoding nitroreductase family protein, translating into MTYVNNDFEDLMKNRRSIREYDETVKISQEEMKAILEDAVTAPSSVNMQPWRFVVVESDAGKEKLSSLVRFNTRQNESSSAMILVFGDLENFENGEKIYGESVERGLMPAEVKEQQMAKLSQYFASIPRSEAERVVLIDGGIVAMQLMLVARAHGYDTNPIGGFERTEVAEAFNMDPERYVPVMIVSIGKAKNSGYQSYRLPITDVTTFA
- the chiB gene encoding chitinase ChiB, with amino-acid sequence MKKLFSITSVVLLVLSLVVVSIGAQPKRAKAAENVPQYRNVMYYGDWSIWGGEGNFYPKDIPADQLTHLNFAFLDFNSNGDLVFTDKDAAVGAPVGQEGVQWGGANAGVLNAIQDLRAQNPNLKIGVSVGGWSKSGDFSTVAADPTKRANFVKNVMKFVKYTNMDFVDLDWEYPASVRDADLVDNKNDEGTPNAKPADKQNFITLLQDLRTALDKQGVDINKKYELSVALPAAKSTLENGIDVANLFKVVDFANVMTYDLNGAWTPNSAHHTALYGNPKDPNYDSGFSVDQTVKYLKEKGAVSNKIVVGAAFYTRGWNKVAAGTDTALPGLFQAAEKTNKDADGSLTYGANNENPIKTGDGGRAGGVWAYRSIDALKAKTPTLKEYWDDTAKAPYLYSKETGEFYTYDNTRSIGYKAQYVKDNNLGGMISWMQSQDKTTTSTKRDELTKAIKTGLFGTSAIPQNAITYANLNVVATVKPYSENGVGYEITITNNEKADETNEVLKSTELSFETVKLPKFYIPVKAGETLTAGDYKAGTVTTSGGNTVVDLASVYDAQQIPQGASYTFRLKSSASSVDVANISKIDLTQRMVKSSVEFGKQTIFGGGTVVPDPSDTEAPTVPKALTSSNVTDKSATLSWTASTDNKAVAGYKVYRNGTEVGSVSGTTFTDSGLTAKTAYTYTVKAYDAAGNFSAASSTLTVTTLDAATPPATPAWDAAKTYNKGDRVSYKGKTYEAQWWTQGNEPGAEQWGPWLLIN